A stretch of DNA from Microbacterium sp. LWS13-1.2:
CCAGCCTGGCGACGTCCTCACGGATGCTGCCGCCATGTCCGCGTCGGGCATTGAGCTCGCGCTGCCAGAGGATGATCGTCCGGGCGCGCATGCGGTCTTGGATGGCTTCGAACTCGACCGCGAGCTCCGGATGGAGCAGAGCGGCGATGCTGTACGACTTCGGGAAATTGATCGTGCCGTCCAACAGCAGATCGGCGTTGTCGAGGCAGTGCGGCCTGCCGCGCTGCGCCCCCGCGATCGGCTCCTTACCCTCGATCCATCGGCGAAGCTGATCGGCGTCAAGGGCGTCGACGGCGATCAGACCATCAACGACGGTGAATCGCTCCACAGCCCGGTCGGAGAGCGTGCCGTACTCGACGGCCGCGCTGGCGTGTTGGTGGGCGTCACACGTTCCGTTGAACGCGTACGAGATGGCGTTGCGGACGCCACGAGACCCCGGTCCCCGCTTCCAGCTCCGCAGCCCGCCCTTCATGGGCGCCATGCTACCTGCGTACTCGTGTCACCACCAGGTATGGTGCCTACGTGCATTGCTGTTGTCTTGCCTGAAGTGGTTTCTGGCTCAGCGTTGGTGCTGCTTCGTTTGAGGCACCTGAGCGTGCGGATGGTCCGGGCAGGCTAAACGGGCATCTGGCGCAGGAATCCTCTGTCGGACTTCACATCGGCATCATCACCGCGGCAAGCGACCCCGCGCGGGCGCCGGTGCACTAGTGAGGGGTCGTCGTCGGTCAGACGATGTGTCAATGAATGAGATCAAGGTTGGCTACGCCAGGGTGTCGACGATCGAGCAGGATCTTTCTGCTCAACGCGATGCTCTGGTGCGGCTGGGAGTGGATGAAGCCAGCATCTTCGTAGATCACGGGATGACGGGCACCAACCGGGCGCGGCCCGGTCTGCGAGAAGCGCTGGCGGCGGTCAGATCCGGAGACACGCTCGTCGTGACCAAGTTGGATCGTCTCGCACGTTCCCTGCGGGATGCGCGCGATATTGCCGACGAACTCACGCTGAAGGGCGTCGTACTGAGCCTGGGTGGCAGCACGTACGATCCGACGGATCCGATCGGCCGGCTGATGTTCAACGTGCTCGGCATGGTCGCGGAGTTCGAGACGGACCTGATCCGGATGCGCACCCGCGAGGGTATGGCTATTGCTCGGGCAAAGGGCAAGCTGAAGGGGAAGCAGCCGAAGCTGACGCGCACGCAGCGGTCACATCTGTATGAACTGCTCGATGGTCGCGCGTACTCACAGACCGAGATCGCCGAACTATTCGGTGTATCTCGGGCGACCATCTACCGAGAAGTGAAACGACGCGTCGCCCCCGCTAACCAGTGACGAGCCGACCGAGCTCCCGCGCTCTAGCGTGGGAGCTCTTACTTGATGACTCTGCTTGGGACCCGGAACTCCCAATCGGGCAGCCGGCGTCACGACCGCGGGCTCGCTCGGCGGACCGTCGTGCAGCGGTAGCGTGACCTCATGCGCCGTATGTCTGTGGGAGTTGTATTCGCCACGATCATTTTCGGCGCGCTTCTGCTCGGCGGTGTGATCATGTTCTTGGTCGTACGCCCGACGGGAGCGGCATCCTTCGGCTGGTTTGCCTATCAGCCTCTCGCTGGCGCGACCTTCTTCCCTGGTTCGCTCGTGGTGTTGACACCGCTAATGGCAGCGGCGACCGTTGTGGGCATCGTCGGGCTCGTGGGTCTGGGTGCGATTGCCGGGTACGTGCTCGGCCGACGCCACCGAGCTGCTCTGTAGCGGACCGGCGTTCGCGCGGGTGCGATGGCGAGGCACGAAGGCGGGGCCCGCTGGAGCTCCGCGCTTCAGGGTCGGTCGCATCCGCAGAACTGCACCAGCAGCCGCGACCTTTCACCGTCCGCTGTGAACGCAGCGAGCGGGGCGAATCATGCCCGCGTCTTCAGCCAGACCCGCTGGGCAAGCTGCAGCGCGGCCAGGAAGCCGGCTGAGGACGCAACCGCGCTCGTGACTACAACCGCGACGAACCGCGCTGCCAGAGGGAAGAGATAAGAAGGTAGACCTTGCGCTCCGAACAACAGAAGGAAGCCGACGGCGCCCAGCACGAGCACCGCCGGCCCGGTCGAGGCAGCCACAATCTTCTTCCGGAGCGAGGTGAGCGGTCG
This window harbors:
- a CDS encoding recombinase family protein; amino-acid sequence: MNEIKVGYARVSTIEQDLSAQRDALVRLGVDEASIFVDHGMTGTNRARPGLREALAAVRSGDTLVVTKLDRLARSLRDARDIADELTLKGVVLSLGGSTYDPTDPIGRLMFNVLGMVAEFETDLIRMRTREGMAIARAKGKLKGKQPKLTRTQRSHLYELLDGRAYSQTEIAELFGVSRATIYREVKRRVAPANQ